In Bradyrhizobium sp. WD16, the genomic stretch GCCAAGCTCGCGGTCTGCCTCGCACTGGTCTTCCATGAATTGACGACCAACGCCGCCAAATACGGCGCGCTGTCGTCCGCCGCTGGAATGCTCGAGATCGGCTGGTCGACCGCGAATGACATTCTCAGCCTGAACTGGCAGGAACGCGGCGGCCCCGCCGTCGCGCCGCCAGGCAGGGCCGGCTTCGGCACCAAGCTCATCAATTCCGCCCTGGCCGGCTTCGACGGACACACCGAGATGGATTTTCGTACCGAGGGGCTGCGCTACGCCCTGCGGTGCCGGATCCCCGCGCCGGAGCCGGACCGGCCGCTGGCTTGAGCCATCGGAGATCGGCATAGGGGGCGACCTTTTGGGTCGCTCCCCTGCCACACCACCCGGCATGCGGGTCCGCACCGGGCGGTTCGAGAAGTTGAGGTCATGAGAGACGGGGCAGTCCCAACCGGTCCGACCAGTTCAGGGTTAGCACGGCGTTGAGGAGCATGCCGCTGTTGCGCCACCAGCGACGGCTGTTGGCCGCCACCTGCCGTGCAACGTCAGGCTTGGCTCCCAGCGCCAGCAGTTCCCTGTGCATGGTCGTACCGCGCTTCCACTGCTTGAGCTGGATGGCGCGCAGCCGGTGACGCAGCCACTGGTCCAGCTCTCGCCAGACCCGTGGGGTTTGCGCCAGCCGGAAGTACGCCTTCCAACCCAGGACATAGGGCCGCAGACGATCCACCACATCCTGCATGCTGCGCCCGCCACTGCGGCAGGTCAGTTGCCGGATGCGCTGCTTGAACGTCCTCAGCGGCTTGTCGGCGACCTTGCGTTTGATCACGCCGCCCGGGGCTACCCAAAGGCTGTAGCCCAGGAACTTGCGACCAAACACGCTGGCCACTGTGCTTTTGGTCTCGTTGACCGTCAAGTGCAGCTTGCCGTAGAGCCGCCGAAGCAGCGCCATCACCCGGTCACCCGCCCGGCGGCTGCGAACGTAGACGTTCGCATCGTCGGCGTAGCGCACGAAGCAATGGCCCCGACGTTCCAGCGCCTTGTCCACTTCATCGAGCAGAACGTTGGCCAGCAGCGGCGATAGCGGCCCGCCTTGCGGCGTCCCCATCGTTCGCTTCCGGACCACGCCATCGCCCATGATCCCGCTGTTCAGATACGCCCGGATCAGCCGGATGACCCCGGTGTCCCCGATCCGTTTCTGAAGGCGGTCGATGAGGATGTCGTGATCGACCCGGTCAAAGAACTTTTCCAGGTCGACGTCCACCACGATCCGGCGGCCCGATTGCACGTATGACTGCGCCGCAAGGACGGCGTCATGCGCGCTTCGGCCCGGCCGGAAGCCGTAGCTGTGCTCGCTGAAGGTCGGATCAAGAATGGGCTGCAGCACTTGCAGCAGCGCCTGCTGGATCAGACGATCCGTCACCGTCGGGATGCCGAGCTCACGCTCGCCGCCCTCGGGCTTGGGGATCGCCACCCGTCGCACCGGACTGGGCCGGTACGCCCCCGACAACAGTTGCTCGCGGATCGCCGGCCACGCCGTACGCAGCTGCGCGGCGGTCTGGTCAATGTCCAGACCGTCCACACCGGCTACGCCTTTGTTGGCCCGCACCCGCTTCCACGCCCGTTGCAGGTTCTCTCTCGCCAGAGCCGCCAAAAGCAGCGCCGACCCTGTGCCCTTCGGTTCATGCCGCGGGCGACGAGCTTCATCGCTGCCCGAGCCACACGCGGCTTCACCGCGTCCTACCCCGGACCGCCCTGCTTGCGCAGGCATCTGATGCAATGCTCGCCACATCGACATGGCCTCGAACACTCCCTCTCGTTCGGCCCTTCGCCTGCGGGACGGCTTCGCAGCCTTCCCACCGGCTACTACGACCTCG encodes the following:
- the ltrA gene encoding group II intron reverse transcriptase/maturase, whose amino-acid sequence is MFEAMSMWRALHQMPAQAGRSGVGRGEAACGSGSDEARRPRHEPKGTGSALLLAALARENLQRAWKRVRANKGVAGVDGLDIDQTAAQLRTAWPAIREQLLSGAYRPSPVRRVAIPKPEGGERELGIPTVTDRLIQQALLQVLQPILDPTFSEHSYGFRPGRSAHDAVLAAQSYVQSGRRIVVDVDLEKFFDRVDHDILIDRLQKRIGDTGVIRLIRAYLNSGIMGDGVVRKRTMGTPQGGPLSPLLANVLLDEVDKALERRGHCFVRYADDANVYVRSRRAGDRVMALLRRLYGKLHLTVNETKSTVASVFGRKFLGYSLWVAPGGVIKRKVADKPLRTFKQRIRQLTCRSGGRSMQDVVDRLRPYVLGWKAYFRLAQTPRVWRELDQWLRHRLRAIQLKQWKRGTTMHRELLALGAKPDVARQVAANSRRWWRNSGMLLNAVLTLNWSDRLGLPRLS